The following proteins come from a genomic window of Zonotrichia leucophrys gambelii isolate GWCS_2022_RI chromosome 4, RI_Zleu_2.0, whole genome shotgun sequence:
- the ANKRD50 gene encoding ankyrin repeat domain-containing protein 50, translating to MAQTSLLQGKQFYCREWVFHKLQHCLQEKASCGSSAANKPSLVANPGNNSGVVSGKGAAWGVLLVGGPGSGKTALCTELLWPSSPANLQRGLHRQALAFHFCRAQDSDTLCVGGFIRGLVTQICRSGLIQGFEDKLRDPAIQSLLQPGECERNPAEAFKRCILLPLLGVKPPQQSLFMLVDSVDEGCNVSEGEQTSTSLSGTIAEILASHFEFFPPWLLLLCSARKQSKAVTKMFTGFRKISLDDLRKAYIVKDVQQYILHRLDQEEALRQHLTKETAEMLNQLHIKSSGCFLYLERVLDGVVENFIMLREIRDIPGTLNGLYLWLCQRLFVRKQFAKVQPILNVILAACRPLTTMELYQAVWTKNMTMTMEDFQRKLDVLSKVLIDGLGNTKILFHYSFAEWLLDVKHCTQKYLCNAAEGHRMLAMSYTCRAKNLSPLEAQEFALHLINSNLQLETSELALWMIWNGTPVKDSLSTLIPKEQEVLQLLVKAGAHVNSEDDRTSCIVRQALEREDSIRTLLDNGASVNQCDSNGRTLLANAAYSGNLDVVNLLVSRGADLEIEDAHGQTALTLASRQGHTKVVNCLIGCGANVNHTDHDGWTALRSAAWGGHTEVVSALLYAGVKVDCADADSRTALRAAAWGGHEDIVLNLLQHGAEVNKADNEGRTALIAAAYMGHKEIVEHLLDHGAEVNHEDVDGRTALSVAALCVPASKGHASVVSLLIDRGAEVDHCDKDGMTPLLVAAYEGHVDVVDLLLEGGADVDHTDNNGRTPLLAAASMGHASVVNTLLFWGAAVDSIDSEGRTVLSIASAQGNVEVVRTLLDRGLDENHRDDAGWTPLHMAAFEGHRLICEALIEQGARTNEIDNDGRIPFILAAQEGHYDCVQMLLENKSNIDQRGYDGRNALRVAALEGHRDIVELLLSHGADVNYKDADGRPTLYILALENQLTMAEYFLENGANVEASDAEGRTALHVSCWQGHLEMVQVLITYHADVNAADNEKRSALQSAAWQGHVKVVQLLIEHGALVDHTCNQGATGLCIAAQEGHIDVVQILLEHGADPNHADQFGRTAMRVAAKNGHSQIIKLLEKYGASTLNGCTPSPVHTMEQKPLQSVSSKMQSLTMKSNSSGSTGGDMQPGMRGLSNGPAHAFSSPSESPDSTVDRQKSSLSNNSLKSSKNSSLRTTSSTATAQTVPIDSFHSLSFTEQIQQHSLPRSRSRQSIVSPSSTTHSLSQNHNSPSSEFEWSQVKPSLKSTKANKGGKTDNSSKSGSAGKKIKQSSSSQPKVLEYEMTQFDKRVPIAKSGTSMPLKSMPPEPQCKILVPPAQQEVGRSQQQFLIHQQSGEQKKRNGIMTNPNYHLQSNQVFLGRVSVPRTVQDRGHQDVLEGYPPAETELSLKQALKLQIEGSDPSFNYKKETPL from the exons ATGGCTCAAACCAGCttgctgcagggaaagcagTTTTACTGTAGGGAGTGGGTTTTCCACAAGCTTCAGCACTGCCTCCAGGAGAAAGCGAGCTGCGGCAGCAGCGCTGCCAACAAGCCATCTCTTGTAGCCAATCCTGGGAATAACAGCGGTGTTGTCTCCGGGaaaggagctgcctggggtgTGCTGCTGGTAGGAGGGCCCGGCAGTGGCAAGACAGCCCTGTGCACTGAGTTGCTGTGGCCAAGCTCACCTGCCAACCTGCAGCGGGGCTTGCATCGCCAGGCGCTGGCCTTCCATTTCTGCAGGGCCCAGGACTCGGACACGCTCTGTGTTGGAGGCTTCATCCGAGGGTTGGTCACACAGATATGCCGCAGCGGACTGATCCAGGGCTTCGAGGACAAACTGAGAGATCCTGCTATTCAGAGTCTCTTGCAGCCCGGGGAATGCGAGAGGAACCCTGCTGAAGCGTTTAAAAg GTGCATTCTGCTGCCTCTCTTGGGAGTGAAGCCCCCTCAGCAGAGCCTCTTCATGCTGGTGGACTCGGTGGACGAGGGCTGTAACGTTTCTGAGGGTGAACAGACCTCCACAAGTTTGTCTGGGACCATAGCAGAGATTTTAGCCAGCCACTTCGAGTtcttccctccctggctgctcctcctgtgttCTGCCCGCAAGCAGAGTAAAGCTGTTACAAAAATGTTTACAg GTTTTCGAAAAATAAGTCTGGATGACCTCCGAAAGGCTTACATTGTGAAAGATGTGCAGCAATATATTCTGCATCGTTTGGACCAGGAAGAAGCCCTGAGACAACACCTCAcaaaggaaacagcagaaatgctgaatcAGCTTCACATCAAAAGCAGCGGTTGCTTTTTGTACCTGGAGCGTGTCCTAGACGGAGTTGTGGAGAATTTTATCATGTTGCGGGAGATCCGTGATATTCCAGGAACATTAAATGGCCTCTACCTTTGGCTCTGTCAGAGACTTTTTGTGAGAAAACAGTTTGCAAAGGTCCAGCCCATCCTTAATGTAATTCTTGCAGCCTGCAGGCCCTTGACCACCATGGAATTGTATCAAGCGGTGTGGACCAAAAACATGACGATGACGATGGAGGACTTTCAACGCAAATTGGATGTCCTGTCCAAAGTCCTTATCGATGGCCTTGGAAATACAAAAATCTTGTTTCATTACAGTTTTGCAGAGTGGTTGCTGGATGTGAAGCACTGCACACAGAAATACTTGTGTAACGCTGCAGAGGGACACAGAATGCTGGCCATGAGTTACACCTGCCGGGCAAAGAATTTATCGCCGCTAGAAGCGCAAGAGTTTGCATTGCATCTCATTAATTCTAATTTACAGTTGGAGACTTCGGAGCTGGCTTTGTGGATGATCTGGAATGGCACGCCTGTCAAAGATTCCCTGTCCACCTTAATTCCTAAAGAGCAAGAGGTGCTACAGCTGCTGGTAAAGGCCGGTGCTCACGTCAACAGCGAAGACGACCGCACGTCTTGCATCGTCCGGCAGGCCCTGGAGAGGGAGGACTCCATCCGCACCTTGCTGGACAACGGCGCGTCCGTGAACCAGTGCGATTCCAACGGGAGAACGCTGCTGGCCAATGCGGCCTACAGCGGCAACCTCGACGTGGTCAACCTGCTGGTGTCCAGGGGCGCCGACCTGGAGATCGAAGACGCCCACGGGCAGACGGCGCTGACCTTGGCTTCCCGGCAGGGCCACACCAAGGTGGTCAACTGCCTCATCGGCTGCGGGGCCAACGTCAACCACACGGACCACGACGGCTGGACGGCGCTGCGCTCGGCCGCCTGGGGAGGGCACACCGAGGTGGTGTCCGCACTGCTCTACGCTGGCGTCAAGGTGGACTGCGCCGACGCCGACAGCCGCACGGCGCTGAGGGCGGCGGCGTGGGGAGGGCACGAGGACATCGTGCtgaacctgctccagcacgggGCCGAAGTGAACAAAGCCGACAACGAGGGCAGGACGGCTCTGATCGCCGCGGCGTACATGGGGCACAAGGAGATCGTGGAGCACCTGCTGGACCACGGCGCAGAGGTGAACCACGAGGACGTGGATGGCAGGACGGCGCTGTCCGTGGCCGCGCTCTGTGTGCCGGCCAGCAAGGGCCACGCCTCGGTGGTCAGCCTCCTCATCGACCGCGGCGCTGAGGTCGACCACTGCGACAAGGATGGCATGACTCCGCTGCTGGTGGCCGCCTATGAGGGACACGTGGATGTGGTTGATCTGCtcctggaaggaggagctgacGTTGATCACACGGACAACAACGGCCGGACGCCGCTTCTGGCAGCAGCCTCCATGGGCCACGCCTCGGTGGTGAATACTCTCTTGTTTTGGGGTGCAGCTGTTGACAGCATCGACAGTGAAGGTAGAACAGTCCTGAGCATAGCATCTGCGCAGGGCAATGTTGAGGTAGTGCGGACTCTGCTGGACAGGGGGCTAGATGAAAATCACAGAGACGATGCAGGCTGGACACCTTTGCACATGGCAGCTTTTGAAGGTCACAGGTTGATCTGTGAAGCTCTTATAGAACAAGGTGCTAGAACAAATGAAATTGATAATGATGGACGGATACCTTTTATATTAGCTGCGCAAGAAGGTCACTATGATTGTGTGCAGATGTTACTGGAAAACAAATCCAACATTGATCAGAGAGGCTATGATGGGAGAAATGCTCTCCGGGTTGCTGCCTTAGAAGGTCATAGAGATATAGTCGAGCTACTGCTCAGCCATGGAGCAGATGTGAACTACAAAGATGCTGATGGCCGGCCGACACTTTATATCCTAGCGTTAGAAAACCAGCTTACAATGGCTGAGTATTTTTTAGAAAATGGTGCAAACGTCGAAGCCAGCGATGCTGAAGGAAGAACAGCACTCCATGTTTCCTGCTGGCAGGGCCATTTGGAGATGGTGCAGGTGCTGATAACGTACCACGCTGACGTGAACGCTGCAGACAACGAGAAGAGATCTGCTTTGCAGTCTGCTGCATGGCAAGGCCACGTGAAGGTCGTGCAGCTTCTCATCGAGCATGGGGCTCTGGTCGACCACACTTGTAATCAAGGTGCTACTGGACTCTGCATTGCAGCCCAAGAGGGGCACATTGACGTTGTCCAGATATTACTGGAGCATGGTGCTGATCCCAATCACGCTGACCAATTTGGGCGCACTGCTATGCGGGTTGCAGCCAAAAATGGACACTCCCAGATTATCAAATTACTGGAAAAATATGGTGCATCGACTCTGAATGGTTGTACGCCGTCTCCAGTCCACACAATGGAGCAGAAGCCCTTACAATCAGTCTCCTCTAAAATGCAGTCCTTAACCATGAAGTCCAATAGTTCAGGGAGTACTGGAGGGGACATGCAGCCTGGGATGCGGGGATTATCCAATGGGCCTGCACACGCCTTCAGTTCTCCTTCGGAGTCTCCCGATTCTACGGTTGACCGTCAGAAATCATCTTTATCAAATAATTCCCTGAAAAGCTCCAAGAATTCCTCTCTCCGCACCACGTCCTCGACGGCCACCGCTCAGACGGTGCCCATCGATAGTTTCCACAGCCTGTCGTTCACGGAGCAAatccagcagcattccctgccaCGCAGCAGAAGCAGGCAGTCCATTGTCTCCCCTTCTTCCACAACTCATTCCCTAAGTCAAAATCACAATTCACCCAGCAGCGAGTTTGAATGGAGCCAAGTGAAACCTAGCTTGAAATCAACTAAAGCGAACAAAGGGGGCAAAACAGACAACTCCAGCAAGTCGGggtcagctggaaaaaaaataaagcagagtaGTTCCTCCCAACCCAAAGTGCTAGAGTATGAAATGACTCAGTTTGATAAACGAGTACCTATTGCCAAATCTGGCACAAGCATGCCACTGAAATCGATGCCTCCAGAGCCACAGTGCAAGATTTTggtccctccagctcagcaAGAAGTTGGTCGATCTCAGCAGCAGTTCCTGATTCACCAACAGAGTGGGGAGCAGAAGAAGAGAAATGGCATTATGACAAATCCAAATTACCACCTTCAGAGCAATCAGGTTTTTCTTGGCAGGGTTTCTGTCCCACGAACAGTGCAGGACAGAGGGCATCAGGATGTGTTGGAAGGCTATCCCCCCGCAGAGACAGAACTCAGCCTTAAGCAAGCCTTAAAACTTCAGATTGAAGGTAGCGACCCAAGCTTCAACTACAAGAAGGAAACACCATTGTAA